One Microbacterium sp. W4I20 DNA window includes the following coding sequences:
- the rpsD gene encoding 30S ribosomal protein S4, whose product MTTKSQDRRKVRLSRALGIPLTPKAARYLEKRPYAPGEHGRTKRKADSDYAVRLREKQRLREQYGIREKQMRNTFNEARRQDGLTGENLVELLEMRLDALVVRSGFARTTAQARQLVVHRHILVDGQLVDRPSFRVKPGQLIHVKAKSEGTEPFQVAAAGGHAEVLPPVPGYLEVELDKLQARLLRRPKRAEVPVTCEVQLVVEYYAAR is encoded by the coding sequence GTGACCACGAAGTCCCAGGACCGCCGCAAGGTGCGCCTCAGCCGCGCACTCGGCATCCCGCTCACCCCGAAGGCCGCCCGCTACCTCGAGAAGCGTCCCTACGCTCCGGGTGAGCACGGCCGCACCAAGCGCAAGGCAGACAGCGACTACGCCGTCCGTCTGCGTGAGAAGCAGCGTCTTCGCGAGCAGTACGGCATCCGCGAGAAGCAGATGCGAAACACCTTCAACGAGGCTCGTCGTCAGGACGGCCTGACCGGTGAGAACCTGGTCGAGCTGCTCGAGATGCGTCTCGACGCGCTCGTCGTGCGTTCGGGCTTCGCCCGCACCACCGCGCAGGCTCGCCAGCTCGTCGTGCACCGTCACATCCTCGTCGACGGCCAGCTCGTCGACCGCCCGTCGTTCCGCGTGAAGCCGGGTCAGCTCATCCACGTCAAGGCCAAGAGCGAGGGCACCGAGCCCTTCCAGGTCGCAGCAGCCGGCGGTCACGCCGAGGTCCTGCCTCCCGTTCCCGGCTACCTCGAGGTCGAGCTCGACAAGCTCCAGGCTCGTCTGCTCCGTCGTCCGAAGCGCGCCGAGGTCCCCGTGACCTGCGAAGTGCAGCTCGTCGTCGAGTACTACGCGGCTCGCTGA
- the aroC gene encoding chorismate synthase → MLRVLTAGESHGPELIAVMEGLPSGVPVSSEAIQADLARRKLGYGRGSRMKFEQDELTISGGVRHGKTLGSPIALRIGNTEWPKWIEVMNPEPIELTDKSRGRSAPLTRPRPGHADLVGMQKYDFDEARPILERASARETAARVALGAIARSFLGELGIRLVSHTLSIGPVRVPEGSVLPTPDDVDALDADPLRCFDAATSALMVAEVDDAKKDGDTLGGIVEVLAYGLPPGLGSHVHWDRRLDARLAQALMSIQAIKGVEVGDGFETTRRRGSAAHDELFATADGITRGSDRAGGTEGGMSTGTVLRVRAGMKPIATVPHSLRTIDVATGEDATAHHQRSDVCAVPAAGVVAEAMVAVELANAVLEKFGGDSVRETRRNLDGYLAGIPAELRTSPASEAALIAHDERG, encoded by the coding sequence ATGCTCCGCGTGCTCACGGCCGGCGAATCGCACGGCCCAGAACTCATCGCCGTCATGGAGGGTCTGCCCTCCGGCGTCCCGGTGTCGTCCGAGGCCATCCAGGCCGACCTCGCCCGCCGCAAGCTGGGCTACGGCCGCGGCTCGCGGATGAAGTTCGAACAGGACGAGCTCACGATCTCCGGCGGCGTCCGCCACGGCAAGACGCTGGGCAGCCCGATCGCTCTGCGCATCGGCAACACCGAGTGGCCGAAGTGGATCGAGGTCATGAACCCCGAGCCCATCGAGCTCACCGACAAGTCCCGCGGTCGCAGCGCGCCTCTGACCCGCCCGCGCCCCGGCCATGCCGACCTCGTCGGCATGCAGAAGTACGACTTCGACGAGGCCCGTCCGATCCTCGAGCGTGCGAGTGCCCGCGAGACCGCGGCCCGTGTCGCTCTCGGCGCGATCGCGAGGTCGTTCCTCGGCGAGCTCGGCATCCGTCTCGTCAGCCACACGCTCTCCATCGGCCCGGTGCGCGTGCCCGAGGGATCGGTACTGCCGACCCCGGATGACGTCGATGCCCTCGATGCCGATCCGCTGCGGTGCTTCGATGCTGCGACCTCCGCGCTGATGGTGGCCGAGGTCGATGATGCCAAGAAGGACGGCGACACGCTGGGCGGCATCGTCGAGGTGCTCGCCTACGGCCTGCCGCCCGGGCTGGGTTCGCACGTGCACTGGGACCGTCGCTTGGACGCCCGGCTCGCTCAGGCCCTGATGAGCATTCAGGCCATCAAGGGTGTGGAGGTCGGCGACGGGTTCGAGACCACGCGTCGGCGCGGATCCGCGGCTCACGACGAGCTCTTCGCCACCGCCGACGGCATCACTCGCGGCTCCGACCGAGCGGGAGGCACGGAGGGCGGCATGTCCACCGGCACCGTGCTCCGCGTACGCGCCGGCATGAAGCCGATCGCCACTGTGCCGCACTCGCTCCGCACGATCGACGTCGCCACCGGCGAGGACGCCACGGCGCACCACCAGCGCTCCGACGTGTGCGCCGTGCCCGCAGCGGGCGTCGTCGCCGAGGCGATGGTCGCGGTCGAGCTCGCGAACGCCGTGCTCGAGAAGTTCGGCGGCGACAGTGTCCGTGAGACGCGACGCAACCTCGACGGCTACCTTGCCGGCATCCCGGCGGAGCTGCGCACGTCGCCCGCATCCGAGGCAGCGCTCATCGCGCATGACGAGCGAGGCTGA
- the ruvX gene encoding Holliday junction resolvase RuvX has translation MSGFRRGVRIGIDVGRARVGVARCDPDGMLAVPVETVPRGDTSVDRIMAIAGDYDVLEYVVGLPVNMQGADTASTTDARDFAAALQQRSGVPVRLVDERLSTVTANAALRSSGRTQKKSRSIVDQIAAVVLLQQAIDTEKSTGNPAGATIPPDEEPV, from the coding sequence GTGAGCGGCTTCCGCCGTGGGGTGCGCATCGGCATCGATGTGGGCCGGGCCAGGGTCGGGGTCGCGCGATGCGACCCCGACGGCATGCTGGCCGTGCCCGTCGAGACGGTTCCGCGAGGAGACACGTCGGTAGACCGGATCATGGCGATCGCGGGAGACTACGACGTGCTCGAGTACGTGGTGGGGCTTCCCGTGAACATGCAGGGTGCGGACACCGCTTCGACCACCGACGCGCGGGATTTCGCTGCCGCCCTGCAGCAGCGGAGCGGAGTGCCGGTGCGACTCGTCGACGAGCGTCTGAGCACCGTCACCGCGAATGCGGCCTTGCGGTCCTCTGGGAGAACACAGAAGAAGTCTCGTAGCATTGTGGATCAGATCGCCGCCGTCGTCCTTCTGCAGCAGGCGATCGACACGGAGAAGAGCACCGGGAACCCGGCCGGTGCCACGATTCCGCCCGACGAGGAGCCCGTCTGA
- the aroB gene encoding 3-dehydroquinate synthase, producing MSTTTISVTGNDAYDISIGRGILDRVSAALEPTVRKILVIHPPTLAARAAELRDRLLGDTENGPREVLLAEVPDAEQGKRIEVAAFCWQVMGQADFTRSDAVIGYGGGAVTDLAGFVAATWLRGVQLVQVPTTVLGLVDAAVGGKTGINTAEGKNLVGAFWAPRAVIGDLDELSSLSPNEATAGFAEVVKAGFIWAPEILDIIEADPARAVDPTTDEFRRAVELAIDMKAKVVSDDFREAGLREILNYGHTLGHAIEHAERYKWRHGAAVSIGMLYAAELSRLAGRLSDAAAERHRTVLESLGLPTSYRAGAWPQLLATMQRDKKSRGGMLRFILLDDIAKPTVLQAPDESLMFAAYQEIGA from the coding sequence ATGAGCACGACGACCATCAGCGTCACCGGGAACGATGCCTACGACATCTCGATCGGACGGGGCATCCTCGACAGGGTGTCGGCCGCGCTCGAGCCGACAGTGCGCAAGATCCTGGTGATCCACCCGCCGACGCTGGCCGCACGCGCCGCAGAACTGCGCGACCGCCTGCTGGGCGACACCGAGAACGGCCCCCGCGAGGTTCTGCTGGCCGAGGTGCCGGACGCCGAGCAGGGCAAGCGCATCGAGGTCGCCGCGTTCTGCTGGCAGGTGATGGGACAGGCCGACTTCACTCGGTCGGATGCCGTGATCGGCTACGGCGGGGGAGCGGTGACCGACCTCGCCGGTTTCGTCGCGGCGACCTGGTTGCGGGGCGTGCAGCTGGTCCAGGTGCCGACGACGGTGCTCGGGCTGGTGGATGCGGCGGTCGGCGGCAAGACCGGCATCAACACCGCCGAGGGGAAGAACCTCGTCGGGGCGTTCTGGGCTCCGCGAGCGGTGATCGGCGATCTCGACGAGCTCAGCAGCCTCAGCCCGAACGAGGCCACCGCCGGGTTCGCCGAGGTCGTGAAGGCGGGATTCATCTGGGCGCCCGAGATCCTCGACATCATCGAGGCCGATCCGGCGCGAGCGGTGGACCCCACCACCGATGAGTTCCGTCGTGCGGTCGAACTCGCCATCGACATGAAGGCGAAGGTCGTCTCCGACGACTTCCGCGAGGCCGGGCTTCGCGAGATCCTCAACTACGGCCACACCCTGGGACACGCGATCGAGCATGCGGAGCGGTACAAGTGGCGCCACGGCGCGGCGGTGTCGATCGGCATGCTGTACGCCGCGGAGCTCTCCCGTCTCGCGGGTCGCCTGTCGGATGCTGCCGCAGAGCGCCACCGCACGGTCCTGGAGTCTCTGGGGCTTCCGACCTCCTACCGGGCCGGTGCGTGGCCGCAGCTGCTCGCCACGATGCAGCGCGACAAGAAGAGCCGTGGCGGAATGCTCCGGTTCATCCTGCTCGACGACATCGCGAAGCCGACCGTGCTGCAGGCGCCCGACGAGTCGTTGATGTTCGCCGCGTACCAGGAGATCGGGGCATGA
- a CDS encoding replication-associated recombination protein A, giving the protein MTSPAALLSGQTPLAVRMRPVSLDEVAGQRHLLRAGSPIVALADPDATSPGAVSIILWGPPGTGKTTLAQAIARSSGRRFVELSAITAGVKDVREVMQEAITQRDLYGQTTILFLDEIHRFTKAQQDALLPGVENGWVILIAATTENPSFSVISPLLSRSLLLTLQPLTDDDIGLLIDRAVDDARGLNGTVTLSAEARSALIRLASGDARRALTGLEAGAAVALSHASGGSAKAKGKKKTDDAAPVPEVSADDVAQAVDKALLRYDRQGDEHYDVISAFIKSIRGSDPDAALHYLARMIEAGEDPRFIARRLVISASEDVGLADPQGLVIAVAAADAVAFIGMPEGRIPLAEATVYLATTAKSNAAYVGIDAAIADIRGGGFGRVPLHLRDAHYPGAKRLGHGKGYVYSHDSEYGVVPQQYLPDELDGRRYYEPKALGAERDIAARLERIRRILGDR; this is encoded by the coding sequence ATGACGTCTCCTGCCGCGCTGCTCTCCGGGCAGACGCCCCTCGCCGTGCGCATGCGCCCGGTGTCTCTCGACGAGGTCGCTGGTCAACGTCATCTGCTGCGCGCCGGATCTCCGATCGTGGCGCTGGCCGATCCGGATGCGACCTCGCCCGGCGCCGTGTCCATCATCCTGTGGGGTCCGCCGGGCACCGGCAAGACCACCCTCGCGCAGGCGATCGCGCGGTCGTCCGGCCGGCGCTTCGTCGAACTGTCGGCCATCACGGCCGGTGTCAAAGACGTGCGCGAGGTGATGCAGGAGGCCATCACCCAGCGCGACCTCTACGGGCAGACGACGATCCTGTTCCTCGATGAGATCCACCGCTTCACCAAGGCGCAGCAGGACGCCCTGCTCCCCGGAGTCGAGAACGGCTGGGTGATCCTGATCGCCGCGACGACCGAGAACCCATCGTTCTCGGTGATCTCGCCGCTGCTGTCCCGGTCCCTGCTGCTGACGCTGCAGCCGCTCACCGACGATGACATCGGGCTCCTCATCGATCGTGCGGTCGACGACGCGCGAGGACTCAACGGCACGGTGACACTGAGCGCGGAGGCCCGGTCGGCGCTGATCCGTCTCGCATCCGGTGATGCCCGGCGCGCCCTCACCGGACTCGAGGCCGGCGCGGCCGTCGCACTCTCGCATGCGTCGGGCGGGAGCGCGAAGGCCAAGGGCAAGAAGAAGACCGACGACGCCGCCCCTGTGCCCGAGGTGTCAGCCGACGACGTCGCGCAGGCCGTCGACAAGGCGCTGCTGCGCTACGACCGCCAGGGTGACGAGCACTACGACGTGATCAGCGCGTTCATCAAGTCGATCAGAGGATCCGACCCGGATGCTGCCCTGCATTACTTGGCGCGCATGATCGAGGCGGGGGAGGACCCCCGTTTCATCGCGCGACGCCTGGTGATCTCGGCATCCGAAGACGTCGGCCTCGCCGACCCTCAGGGACTCGTGATCGCGGTGGCCGCCGCCGACGCCGTGGCCTTCATCGGCATGCCCGAGGGACGGATCCCGCTGGCGGAGGCGACCGTGTACCTCGCCACCACCGCCAAGTCGAACGCCGCCTATGTCGGGATCGATGCCGCGATCGCCGACATCCGGGGCGGGGGGTTCGGCCGTGTGCCCCTGCATCTCCGCGACGCGCACTATCCGGGGGCCAAGCGTCTCGGCCACGGAAAGGGGTATGTCTACTCGCACGACAGCGAGTACGGCGTCGTGCCGCAGCAGTATCTTCCCGACGAGCTCGACGGCAGGCGCTACTACGAGCCGAAGGCGCTCGGTGCCGAGCGCGACATCGCCGCCCGCCTCGAGCGGATCCGCCGAATTCTCGGAGATCGTTGA
- a CDS encoding shikimate dehydrogenase, which yields MNGDHLAVWGDPISHSKSPALHAAAYRVLGLDWEYGRQQVAEKEFLGALGELDGRWRGLSLTMPLKEAAFRAAASRDAHAELTGAVNTLLLGDHLAGYNTDVGGIIDALAEAGVQGVRSVRILGAGATAASALVAVADIGATVVDVRARRPERSAGLVDLGNRIGVAVEAHALDALPSPVDLTIATLPSGTALPAEVVAPLAAQGGALFDAAYAPWPSALARVWGDAPVISGLGMLLHQAVRQIRIFRHGDPTIELPDEAAVVAAMRAAL from the coding sequence ATGAACGGCGATCACCTCGCGGTCTGGGGAGACCCCATCTCCCATTCGAAGTCTCCGGCGCTGCACGCGGCGGCTTACCGCGTGCTCGGGCTCGACTGGGAGTACGGCCGGCAGCAGGTGGCCGAGAAGGAGTTCCTCGGCGCGCTCGGTGAGCTTGATGGCAGGTGGCGTGGGCTGTCGCTGACCATGCCGCTCAAGGAAGCGGCGTTCCGAGCTGCCGCCTCGCGTGATGCGCACGCGGAGCTCACCGGTGCCGTGAACACCCTGCTGCTCGGTGACCATCTGGCCGGGTACAACACCGACGTCGGCGGCATCATCGACGCTCTGGCGGAAGCGGGCGTCCAGGGCGTGCGCAGTGTGCGCATCCTGGGTGCCGGGGCCACGGCGGCATCCGCCCTCGTCGCCGTGGCCGACATCGGCGCGACCGTGGTCGATGTGCGCGCCCGTCGTCCAGAGCGCTCGGCGGGACTCGTCGACCTCGGGAATCGGATCGGCGTCGCGGTCGAGGCGCATGCGCTCGACGCGCTCCCGTCGCCGGTCGATCTGACGATCGCGACCCTCCCCAGCGGAACCGCGCTGCCGGCGGAGGTCGTCGCGCCTCTTGCTGCCCAGGGCGGCGCGCTGTTCGACGCCGCCTACGCGCCCTGGCCATCGGCACTCGCACGGGTCTGGGGCGACGCTCCGGTGATCTCCGGACTCGGGATGCTGCTGCACCAGGCCGTGCGTCAGATCAGGATCTTCCGTCACGGCGACCCGACGATCGAGCTCCCCGACGAGGCAGCGGTGGTCGCGGCCATGCGCGCGGCACTCTGA
- the mltG gene encoding endolytic transglycosylase MltG: MSDRESAPQHDPDARLGDLFENLPDPTHQIPTVDDSAPAPGSRRAAREAAGSTSAQQPVSADPSGSPAVKPDASSDVHALFGADELGAGGDSAQSAARPTESRSEVPIAAAAGSAGAGSAASGPAASGAAASGPVTPDPAPPLGGGLDDLFAPHDDHVDSGRPKKKRRKGCLVALIIVLVIFGGIAAAGVWGLNTYGDKINEVMGWGESKDFEPGEATGEATVTIRSGDTGQPVSVALFEAGVTKTEDVFYDYLVAESPDAVFYPGVYQLQKKMTAEAALAALQNEDNRLANAVSIPEGATLEYFLPTVAETMGLPMEDFTAAIADPSAYGVEADSLEGWLFPAVYEFDPDVTAAQVVQRMVDRTRESLTKAGVPAGDEQRVLTIASIIQREGRTDDFPKVSRVIENRLAPGNSETNGLLQMDSTAQYGVGELHAGAAGSSEKALTDPNPWNTYIHPGLPKGPIATATDAAIDAAMHPADGPWFYFVTVNLNSGETVFSATYAEQQEAEKKLHAWCKDNPDAGCYAG; the protein is encoded by the coding sequence ATGTCTGATCGCGAGAGTGCCCCTCAGCACGATCCGGACGCCCGGTTGGGCGACCTGTTCGAGAACCTGCCCGACCCCACGCATCAGATCCCGACCGTGGACGACAGCGCCCCTGCGCCGGGTTCGCGTCGCGCCGCTCGTGAGGCGGCCGGCTCGACAAGTGCGCAGCAGCCGGTGTCCGCTGATCCGTCGGGCTCTCCGGCCGTGAAGCCGGATGCCTCGAGTGACGTGCACGCTCTGTTCGGCGCCGACGAGTTGGGCGCGGGGGGTGACTCTGCTCAGAGCGCAGCAAGGCCGACGGAATCCCGTTCCGAGGTGCCGATCGCGGCAGCGGCAGGATCCGCAGGAGCGGGGTCCGCAGCATCCGGCCCCGCAGCATCTGGTGCCGCAGCTTCGGGACCGGTCACCCCGGATCCGGCGCCGCCGCTCGGCGGGGGTCTCGACGATCTCTTCGCGCCGCACGACGATCACGTCGACTCCGGCCGCCCCAAGAAGAAGCGTCGCAAGGGCTGCCTGGTCGCCCTGATCATCGTGCTCGTCATCTTCGGCGGCATCGCCGCGGCCGGTGTGTGGGGCCTGAACACCTACGGCGACAAGATCAACGAGGTCATGGGCTGGGGGGAGTCGAAGGACTTCGAACCCGGCGAGGCCACGGGCGAGGCCACGGTCACTATCCGCTCCGGTGACACCGGCCAGCCCGTGTCGGTTGCGCTCTTCGAAGCCGGCGTGACAAAGACCGAGGACGTGTTCTACGACTACCTCGTCGCGGAGAGCCCTGACGCCGTCTTCTACCCCGGCGTCTACCAGCTGCAGAAGAAGATGACGGCAGAGGCCGCCCTCGCTGCGCTCCAGAACGAGGACAACCGACTCGCGAACGCGGTCTCGATCCCGGAGGGCGCCACGCTGGAGTACTTCCTCCCGACCGTCGCCGAGACGATGGGATTGCCGATGGAGGACTTCACCGCGGCCATCGCCGATCCATCGGCGTACGGCGTCGAGGCAGACAGTCTCGAGGGGTGGCTGTTCCCCGCCGTGTACGAATTCGACCCCGACGTGACGGCCGCGCAGGTCGTGCAGCGCATGGTGGATCGCACTCGGGAGTCGCTCACCAAGGCCGGGGTACCCGCCGGAGATGAGCAGCGGGTGCTCACGATCGCCTCGATCATCCAGCGAGAGGGGCGCACAGACGACTTCCCGAAGGTGTCGAGGGTGATCGAAAACCGTCTCGCGCCGGGCAACAGCGAGACCAACGGGCTTCTGCAGATGGATTCGACGGCACAGTACGGCGTCGGCGAACTCCACGCGGGCGCCGCGGGGTCCTCTGAGAAGGCGCTCACCGACCCGAACCCCTGGAACACCTACATCCATCCGGGGCTGCCGAAGGGGCCGATCGCGACGGCGACGGACGCCGCGATCGACGCGGCCATGCATCCCGCGGATGGGCCCTGGTTCTACTTCGTCACGGTGAATCTGAACAGCGGCGAAACGGTCTTCTCTGCGACCTACGCGGAACAGCAGGAGGCGGAGAAGAAGCTGCACGCATGGTGCAAGGACAACCCCGACGCCGGCTGCTACGCCGGGTAG
- a CDS encoding shikimate kinase yields the protein MTSEADPLTLVLVGPMAAGKTSIGRRVARRLRVPFIDTDKRIVAEHGPIPAIFAEHGEAHFRVLERAAVAAALDGGGVISLGGGAVTDAGTRELLRQHPVVFLTVSADSVADRIRGGNRPLLAGDDPLENWKRIFDERRAWYDEVAGKTFDTSRRPMQKIADEIVAWRREQR from the coding sequence ATGACGAGCGAGGCTGATCCGCTCACGCTGGTGCTGGTCGGCCCGATGGCGGCCGGCAAGACCAGCATCGGCCGCCGGGTGGCGCGACGGCTGCGTGTGCCGTTCATCGACACCGACAAGCGGATCGTCGCGGAACACGGCCCGATTCCGGCGATCTTCGCGGAGCACGGCGAAGCGCACTTCCGGGTGCTGGAGCGCGCGGCCGTGGCGGCGGCTCTCGACGGCGGGGGCGTGATCTCCCTCGGCGGAGGCGCCGTCACCGACGCCGGGACCCGAGAACTGTTGCGACAGCATCCGGTCGTCTTCCTCACCGTCAGCGCAGATTCGGTCGCCGATCGCATCCGGGGTGGCAACAGGCCCCTGCTGGCGGGGGACGATCCGCTGGAGAACTGGAAGCGCATCTTCGACGAGCGCCGAGCCTGGTACGACGAGGTCGCGGGGAAGACATTCGACACGTCGCGGCGGCCGATGCAGAAGATCGCCGACGAGATCGTGGCATGGAGGAGAGAACAGCGATGA
- the alaS gene encoding alanine--tRNA ligase, translating into MKTAEIAQRYLDFFEKNDHVIVPSASLVSDDPSLLFTVAGMVPMIPYLTGVVPAPHPRIADVQKCIRTNDIEEVGRTARHGTFFQMLGNWSFGDYFKEGAIRYAWELLTSSESDGGLGFDEKDLWVTVYETDDEAEAIWRDIIGLKPERIQRLGRADNYWNTGQPGPGGPDSEIFFDRGPAYGKDGGPAVDDSRFLEIWNLVFMQDFIENIRGKTEFDIVGELPMKNIDTGMGLERVAFLKQGVENMYESDQVRPVLDRAIELSGRTYGAVHEDDVRFRVVADHVRSSLMLLSDGVRPSNEGRGYILRRLMRRTVRSMRLLGVDEPVFPELFATSRDAMKSAYPELERDWSTLSASAFAEEETFRRTLASGSTILDLALDQTKQGGGKTLSGPEAFLLHDTYGFPIDLTLEVAEEAGLDVDRTAFDTLMQEQRQRAKADARNRKRQLADVSVYRDLRSLGETGFDGYTALEVESRILGILVDGAVVRSASEGQIAEVVLAETTLYAESGGQVADKGTIVGPGFELEVLDVQRPVPGLISHTVEVTRGSVAVDDAATTVVDAANRRAARQAHSATHLVHAALRDTLGSTATQAGSLNRAGYMRFDFSWAQALSGETRSEIEEITNRAVQDALEVTTRIISLDEAKEAGAMALFGEKYGDVVRMVDIGGPWSRELCAGTHVSSSAEIGLVSVVAESSVGASNRRIEALVGADAFRELAAERALVSQLTSSLKTPREQLPERIADLAASLKAAEKRIAQFEAKERAGQVPAIADAAQRVGSFLVAAQSLGDVASADDVRDIVIGVRDRLGSDAAVVALGAVVNGRPVVVVATNDAARTAGAKAGALAKRAAGVLGGGGGGRDDVAQGGGADAAALPAALEAISQELHVA; encoded by the coding sequence ATGAAAACTGCGGAGATCGCGCAGCGTTACCTCGACTTCTTCGAGAAGAACGACCATGTCATCGTCCCGTCGGCCTCTCTGGTCAGCGACGATCCCTCCCTGCTCTTCACGGTCGCCGGCATGGTGCCGATGATCCCGTACCTCACGGGCGTCGTCCCCGCGCCGCATCCGCGCATCGCCGACGTGCAGAAGTGCATCCGCACCAACGACATCGAAGAGGTCGGCCGGACCGCCCGTCACGGCACGTTCTTCCAGATGCTCGGCAACTGGTCGTTCGGCGACTACTTCAAGGAAGGCGCGATCCGCTACGCCTGGGAGCTGCTCACGAGCTCCGAGTCCGACGGCGGTCTCGGCTTCGACGAGAAGGACCTCTGGGTCACCGTCTACGAGACCGACGACGAGGCCGAGGCGATCTGGCGCGACATCATCGGGCTGAAGCCGGAGCGCATCCAGCGCCTCGGGCGGGCAGACAACTACTGGAACACCGGTCAGCCGGGACCCGGCGGGCCCGACTCCGAGATCTTCTTCGACCGCGGACCGGCCTACGGCAAGGACGGCGGCCCCGCCGTCGACGACTCGCGGTTCCTGGAGATCTGGAACCTCGTGTTCATGCAGGACTTCATCGAGAACATCCGCGGCAAGACCGAGTTCGACATCGTCGGCGAGCTGCCGATGAAGAACATCGACACCGGCATGGGTCTCGAGCGCGTCGCTTTCCTCAAGCAGGGCGTCGAGAACATGTACGAGAGCGACCAGGTGCGGCCGGTTCTCGATCGCGCCATCGAGCTCTCGGGACGCACGTACGGGGCGGTGCACGAGGACGACGTCCGCTTCCGTGTCGTCGCGGATCATGTGCGGTCGTCACTCATGCTGCTCTCCGACGGGGTCCGGCCGTCCAATGAAGGACGCGGCTACATCCTCCGACGCCTGATGCGTCGCACGGTGCGCTCCATGCGCCTGCTCGGCGTCGACGAGCCCGTCTTCCCTGAACTCTTCGCCACCTCGCGTGACGCGATGAAGTCGGCGTACCCCGAGCTGGAGCGGGACTGGTCGACGCTGTCCGCATCGGCCTTCGCCGAAGAGGAGACCTTCCGCCGCACCCTGGCATCGGGGTCGACCATCCTCGACCTCGCGCTCGATCAGACCAAGCAGGGCGGCGGGAAGACCCTCAGCGGACCCGAGGCGTTCCTGCTGCACGACACCTACGGGTTCCCGATCGACCTCACCCTCGAGGTCGCAGAGGAGGCCGGTCTCGACGTGGACCGCACGGCCTTCGACACCCTGATGCAGGAGCAGCGCCAGCGCGCCAAGGCCGACGCCCGCAACCGCAAGCGTCAGCTCGCCGACGTCTCGGTGTATCGCGACCTGCGTTCGCTCGGCGAGACGGGCTTCGACGGCTACACCGCGCTCGAGGTGGAGTCCCGGATCCTCGGCATCCTCGTCGACGGCGCCGTCGTGCGCAGCGCCTCCGAGGGGCAGATCGCCGAGGTCGTGCTCGCCGAGACGACCCTGTACGCCGAGTCCGGCGGACAGGTCGCCGACAAGGGGACCATCGTCGGGCCCGGGTTCGAACTCGAGGTGCTCGACGTGCAGCGTCCGGTGCCCGGGCTCATCAGCCACACGGTCGAGGTCACCCGCGGCAGCGTGGCGGTCGACGACGCGGCCACGACCGTGGTCGACGCAGCGAACCGCCGGGCCGCGCGTCAGGCCCACTCGGCGACGCACCTCGTGCACGCCGCGCTGCGCGACACGCTCGGCTCCACGGCGACCCAGGCCGGTTCATTGAACCGCGCCGGGTACATGCGGTTCGACTTCTCGTGGGCGCAGGCACTTTCCGGAGAGACCCGTTCCGAGATCGAGGAGATCACCAACCGCGCCGTGCAGGACGCCCTCGAGGTGACCACGCGCATCATCTCGCTCGACGAGGCCAAGGAGGCCGGTGCGATGGCGCTCTTCGGCGAGAAGTACGGCGACGTGGTGCGCATGGTCGACATCGGCGGTCCGTGGTCGCGTGAGCTCTGCGCCGGGACGCATGTGTCGTCGAGCGCCGAGATCGGGCTGGTCAGCGTGGTCGCGGAGTCGTCTGTCGGTGCCTCCAACCGCCGCATCGAGGCGCTGGTCGGCGCGGACGCGTTCCGGGAGCTCGCTGCGGAGCGTGCACTCGTGTCGCAACTGACGAGCTCCCTGAAGACCCCGCGCGAGCAGCTCCCCGAGCGCATCGCCGACCTCGCGGCGAGCCTGAAGGCCGCCGAGAAGCGCATCGCGCAGTTCGAGGCCAAGGAGCGCGCCGGTCAGGTGCCCGCGATCGCCGATGCCGCCCAGCGGGTCGGCTCGTTCCTGGTCGCTGCTCAGTCGCTCGGCGACGTCGCCTCTGCCGACGACGTGCGCGACATCGTCATCGGTGTGCGCGACCGGCTCGGCTCGGATGCCGCCGTCGTGGCGCTCGGCGCCGTCGTCAACGGTCGTCCGGTCGTCGTCGTCGCGACGAATGATGCCGCCCGTACGGCCGGCGCGAAGGCGGGTGCGCTCGCGAAGCGGGCCGCCGGTGTGCTCGGCGGTGGTGGCGGCGGACGTGACGACGTCGCCCAGGGCGGTGGGGCGGATGCTGCGGCGCTGCCTGCCGCGCTGGAGGCCATCTCTCAGGAGCTGCACGTCGCGTGA